One stretch of Equus caballus isolate H_3958 breed thoroughbred chromosome 24, TB-T2T, whole genome shotgun sequence DNA includes these proteins:
- the RTL1 gene encoding retrotransposon-like protein 1 encodes MIEPSEDSFETMMERKNPSSKQMESSEGSSNTTVETSGSGEQEAAGLASGPAQEMKELPIDLLQDMEEPSSGPHREIKDPPNDLLQDLEESRIGSHQEVGDPFSEAPGRMEEASVNPWGAQEGQGDNTNLAKSGEVRGPEEQTEISTAETMAKVRSIISLYFRMQDLREQQRVAEEILMRGISAGQLPLPKQFSGDRREYREFIVLCQLILQSCPRMFYSDRLRVGYVICHLSGLALEWANALVEEDSPLLNNFPAFLEAMSDMFEYRQALRVAEEAMFNIRQGDRPAIEYINEFQGLVPTLGWPDEVLQAHLCHGLNEEIRHHLFRVPQPDSLQNLIVLVLQIEDKLAERRAMLRLPPEARPRNLTWIDSPAPERWKVSSWLPCEVHPTIDRDHLFLLLMVRVNPYHSVAVQALVDSGAGANFMDERFAQEHYVELYEKPYPQSIQTRDGSLIGDHPVWLYTEPLVCIHQNHQETLEFDIVPSPNFSVILGTKWLQVHAPEVDWIKGRCTFHSPYCLKNCLRPPQPCIALERHAIRLLPALPPLYSDLADVFNPKEADDETSDQPSSDGSDDLSESEPSELQQAGDSDHSETFYECPSTAPWEPVGARMQERARLRDEFWDLQDMLTNRQDYIQMIPELFDQLHGATWFTKLELRGTIVEESMNVCQAEDVWRAAFGLELQEMESYKPFQLSSDPVIPQKVIHFILKDMLGYFVLSYGQDVLIYSMSQEEHLQHVRHVLVRFRHHNVYCSLDRSQFHRHTVEFLGFVMTPKGVKLNKSIVTTVTGYPVPGSKKSLRHLIEFTFPYRHFVERFTIITEALVRQLLTSEPFFWGDEEQEAFECLKRAFRQAPLLHHPKPQNPFYLETGVTKTALHASLIQIDNQTGKRVSCAFYSRNISPIEVDYSQLEMKILPIRAAFMVWCRYLENTEEPIMILLNTEDLASLNNDRLTVLLPGHWVFFFSHFNFDVMERPEQDGGRSLPPVRNLNQRALQHNTATRSLMLLATRRSLRDQLPESGEEENGDAPHQDETNGQTLQQEFLALIPTDQILSSLLAHFSIAQIRAVILHFFRGLLFWKNILAVAALLALLKLRRPLALLPAPTLEVAQPPPRRSLRLILDTSLLTGSGIAPAITQLLAQMPPLMGTNTIPAEELAELFLRPGHRQQTALVPQTRRGPPFMPRLWLTLREFFGVRVALQEGTSPLLLENRYLELHVVGDEDVVLREALQDDLQRYRQCGLHDGLQDTSQDEQDDVQEALATDTTLALRPHQRVPGDSQVLAILNNRQLYVRSTHRQPSVASPGPMARALTHFLTGIYAQAPLPIIRVTPPREEARLEEIPEEDEEEEDSDLN; translated from the coding sequence ATGATAGAACCCTCTGAAGACTCATTTGAGACGATGATGGAGCGTAAGAATCCATCATCAAAACAAATGGAGTCCTCCGAGGGCTCATCCAACACCACCGTGGAGACATCAGGCAGTGGAGAGCAGGAGGCGGCAGGGCTGGCCAGTGGCCCGGCCCAGGAAATGAAAGAGCTGCCCATTGATCTCCTCCAAGACATGGAGGAGCCATCCAGTGGCCCACATAGGGAAATAAAGGATCCACCCAATGACCTACTCCAAGACCTGGAGGAGTCACGCATTGGTTCACATCAGGAAGTGGGGGATCCATTCAGTGAGGCACCTGGTAGAATGGAAGAAGCATCAGTCAACCCCTGGGGAGCCCAGGAAGGGCAAGGCGACAACACCAACCTGGCTAAATCGGGAGAAGTGAGGGGTCCTGAAGAGCAGACCGAGATCTCGACTGCAGAAACCATGGCCAAGGTGAGGTCCATCATCTCTCTCTACTTCCGAATGCAAGACCTCAGAGAACAACAAAGAGTAGCAGAAGAGATCTTGATGAGAGGGATCAGCGCAGGCCAACTGCCCCTCCCGAAGCAGTTCTCGGGCGATCGCAGAGAATACCGCGAGTTCATCGTGCTCTGCCAACTCATCTTACAAAGCTGCCCAAGAATGTTCTACAGCGACCGCCTGCGAGTTGGGTACGTCATCTGCCACCTCTCAGGCTTAGCCTTAGAATGGGCCAATGCTCTGGTGGAAGAAGACAGCCCTCTGCTTAACAACTTCCCAGCCTTCCTGGAGGCCATGTCCGACATGTTTGAGTACCGGCAGGCACTGCGCGTGGCGGAAGAGGCCATGTTCAACATCAGGCAGGGGGATCGCCCCGCCATCGAGTACATCAATGAGTTCCAAGGCCTGGTACCCACCTTGGGCTGGCCAGATGAAGTCCTGCAAGCCCACCTGTGCCACGGGCTCAACGAAGAGATCAGGCATCATCTCTTCCGAGTCCCTCAGCCGGATTCGCTGCAGAATCTGATTGTGCTCGTCCTGCAAATAGAAGACAAACTGGCAGAGAGAAGGGCAATGCTCAGGCTGCCCCCAGAGGCCCGCCCGCGGAACCTGACCTGGATTGACTCACCTGCTCCAGAGAGGTGGAAGGTCAGCAGCTGGCTTCCCTGCGAAGTCCACCCCACCATCGATCGCGACCATCTCTTCCTGCTGCTCATGGTGAGAGTGAACCCCTACCACAGCGTCGCGGTTCAGGCCCTGGTCGACTCAGGGGCAGGCGCCAACTTCATGGATGAGCGGTTTGCCCAAGAGCACTACGTGGAGCTCTATGAGAAGCCCTACCCACAGTCGATCCAAACCAGGGATGGCTCACTGATCGGCGACCACCCGGTCTGGCTCTACACCGAACCCCTGGTGTGCATTCATCAGAACCACCAGGAGACCCTCGAATTCGACATTGTTCCTTCACCCAACTTCTCCGTGATACTGGGCACCAAGTGGCTCCAAGTCCACGCCCCCGAGGTCGACTGGATCAAAGGCCGCTGCACCTTTCACTCTCCCTACTGCCTGAAGAACTGCCTCCGCCCACCCCAACCATGCATCGCGCTGGAAAGACATGCCATCCGCCTGCTGCCCGCACTGCCGCCCCTGTACTCCGACCTGGCCGACGTGTTTAACCCGAAGGAAGCAGATGATGAGACTTCCGACCAGCCAAGCTCAGACGGATCCGATGATCTTTCTGAATCAGAGCCCTCTGAGCTTCAGCAGGCTGGAGACAGTGATCACAGCGAGACCTTTTACGAATGTCCCTCCACCGCGCCTTGGGAACCTGTGGGTGCCAGGATGCAAGAAAGAGCCAGGCTACGGGATGAATTCTGGGATCTGCAGGACATGCTGACCAACAGACAGGACTACATACAGATGATTCCAGAACTATTCGACCAGTTACACGGAGCTACATGGTTCACAAAGCTGGAGCTGCGTGGGACCATTGTGGAGGAAAGCATGAACGTATGCCAAGCGGAAGATGTATGGAGAGCAGCGTTTGGTTTGGAGCTTCAAGAGATGGAGAGCTACAAGCCCTTTCAGCTATCCTCAGACCCTGTCATCCCTCAGAAGGTGATTCACTTTATCCTAAAGGACATGCTGGGTTACTTTGTGCTCTCTTACGGGCAGGACGTCCTGATCTACTCCATGAGCCAGGAGGAACACCTCCAACACGTCCGCCACGTCCTGGTCCGTTTCCGCCATCACAACGTCTACTGCTCACTGGACAGGAGCCAGTTCCACAGACATACTGTCGAATTCCTGGGATTCGTCATGACCCCCAAAGGGGTGAAGCTAAACAAGAGCATCGTGACCACTGTGACAGGGTACCCCGTCCCTGGCTCTAAGAAGTCCCTGCGACACCTAATCGAATTCACCTTCCCCTACCGGCACTTTGTGGAGCGCTTCACCATCATCACGGAGGCCCTGGTGAGGCAGCTGCTGACCAGCGAACCGTTCTTCTGGGGAGACGAGGAGCAAGAGGCCTTCGAATGCCTGAAGCGGGCTTTCCGCCAGGCGCCCCTTCTCCACCACCCTAAGCCCCAGAACCCGTTCTACTTGGAAACAGGCGTCACCAAGACGGCTCTGCACGCCTCCCTGATCCAAATAGACAACCAAACTGGCAAGAGAGTCTCCTGCGCTTTCTACTCCCGAAACATCTCTCCTATTGAGGTCGACTACTCTCAACTGGAGATGAAGATTCTTCCAATAAGGGCTGCCTTCATGGTGTGGTGCCGCTACCTGGAGAACACCGAGGAGCCCATCATGATCCTTCTTAACACAGAGGATCTAGCCTCTCTGAATAATGACAGGCTCACCGTACTTCTCCCCGGGCATTgggtcttcttcttctcccacttCAACTTTGACGTCATGGAGCGGCCAGAACAAGATGGCGGCCGATCTCTGCCACCTGTGAGAAACCTCAACCAAAGAGCTCTCCAGCACAACACTGCCACTCGGTCACTAATGCTTTTGGCTACAAGAAGATCCCTCAGGGATCAGCTACCAGAATCCggggaagaagagaatggagatGCCCCTCACCAGGATGAGACAAATGGGCAGACCCTCCAGCAGGAGTTCCTGGCTCTGATACCAACTGACCAAATACTGAGCAGCTTGCTTGCCCATTTCAGCATAGCCCAGATCAGGGCAGTCATTCTGCACTTCTTCCGAGGCCTCCTCTTCTGGAAGAACATCCTGGCCGTGGCAGCACTCCTCGCACTCCTGAAGCTGCGGCGGCCCCTCGCGCTGCTGCCCGCGCCCACCCTGGAGGTGGCTCAGCCCCCACCCAGGCGCTCGCTGCGACTCATCCTGGACACGTCCCTCCTCACAGGCAGTGGCATCGCCCCTGCCATCACTCAGCTGCTCGCCCAGATGCCGCCTCTCATGGGCACTAACACCATCCCAGCCGAGGAGCTGGCTGAGTTATTCCTGCGCCCTGGCCACCGGCAGCAAACCGCCCTGGTCCCCCAGACCCGCCGGGGCCCGCCATTCATGCCCAGGCTCTGGCTGACGCTGCGTGAGTTCTTCGGTGTCAGAGTTGCCCTGCAAGAGGGAACCAGCCCCCTCCTTCTCGAGAACCGCTACCTGGAGCTGCACGTCGTTGGTGATGAAGATGTCGTCTTGCGAGAAGCCCTGCAAGACGACCTGCAACGTTACCGTCAGTGTGGCCTGCATGACGGCCTGCAAGACACCTCGCAGGACGAGCAGGACGACGTGCAGGAGGCCCTAGCCACCGACACCACCCTGGCCCTGCGACCCCACCAACGAGTCCCCGGGGACTCCCAAGTCCTTGCCATCCTGAACAACCGCCAACTCTACGTCCGCAGCACCCACAGACAGCCCAGCGTGGCCAGCCCGGGGCCAATGGCCAGGGCCCTGACCCACTTCCTGACCGGCATTTACGCACAAGCTCCACTCCCCATCATCCGGGTGACCCCACCCAGGGAAGAAGCCAGGCTGGAGGAAATACccgaggaggacgaggaggaggaagacTCAGACCTCAACTGA